From Nicotiana tabacum cultivar K326 chromosome 20, ASM71507v2, whole genome shotgun sequence, one genomic window encodes:
- the LOC107796151 gene encoding transcription factor MYB106-like has protein sequence MGRSKCCDKQGLKKGPWTPEEDQKLLSCIEEHGCGSWRALPPKAGLQRCGKSCRLRWINYLRPDIKRGKFSLQEERTIIQLHALLGNRWSAIAAYLPSRTDNEIKNYWNSRLKKRLTKMGIDPMTHKPKITNNINGSSNDQSKYVANLSHMAEWESARLEAEARLVRRSKDHSKFLFNNPRSSNNNNYVVSQPYYQLPCLDILKAWQRASTKLPTTNDISSILLDGFANKNIESSIPSTLNSSENLFMNNVPSTAKVGDQNLPLSTITCLENPCPTKDVQTDLPSFIEEFSELFDPEYTQNSANNFTGVQLDNYMGSCSGDFEDNKFNWNNFPYLVTSPIGSPVF, from the exons ATGGGAAGGTCCAAGTGCTGTGATAAACAAGGTTTGAAGAAAGGGCCGTGGACACCAGAAGAAGACCAAAAACTCTTGTCTTGCATTGAGGAACATGGTTGTGGTAGCTGGCGAGCTTTGCCTCCTAAAGCTG gtCTGCAGAGGTGTGGCAAGAGTTGTAGGCTTAGATGGATCAACTATCTAAGGCCAGATATCAAGAGAGGAAAGTTTAGTTTACAAGAAGAAAGAACTATCATTCAGCTTCATGCTCTTCTTGGAAACAG ATGGTCAGCAATAGCAGCTTATTTGCCTAGCAGAACAGATAACGAGATAAAAAACTACTGGAACTCACGTTTGAAGAAGAGATTAACAAAAATGGGCATTGATCCAATGACACATAAGCcaaaaatcacaaacaacattaaTGGTAGCTCAAATGATCAATCTAAGTATGTTGCAAACCTTAGTCATATGGCTGAATGGGAAAGTGCAAGACTTGAAGCAGAAGCAAGACTTGTTCGTAGATCAAAAGATCACTCTAAATTCCTCTTCAATAACCCtcgcagcagcaacaacaacaattacgTCGTTTCGCAACCTTATTATCAACTTCCTTGTCTTGACATATTAAAAGCATGGCAAAGGGCAAGCACAAAATTACCAACAACAAATGACATTAGTTCTATTCTTCTTGATGGTTTTGCTAACAAAAACATCGAATCATCGATACCATCAACGTTAAATTCCTCAGAAAATTTGTTCATGAACAATGTACCAAGTACTGCAAAAGTTGGTGATCAAAATCTTCCTTTGTCTACAATCACATGTTTGGAAAATCCATGCCCAACAAAAGATGTCCAAACAGACCTTCCAAGCTTTATTGAAGAGTTCTCAGAGTTATTTGATCCGGAATAtacacaaaattcagcaaataaTTTTACTGGAGTACAGTTGGATAATTATATGGGAAGTTGCTCAGGGGATTTTGAAGATAACAAGTTTAATTGGAACAACTTTCCTTATTTGGTCACTTCACCAATTGGTTCTCCAGTATTCTGA